A region of Lentimicrobiaceae bacterium DNA encodes the following proteins:
- a CDS encoding aminotransferase class I/II-fold pyridoxal phosphate-dependent enzyme, which translates to MKINDFKLERYFAKHEFSAKYLLSSSDCDGYEMQYLLELATETELNLWKSIKLGYTESEGNPLLRQSILQHYHLSSIENVMVASPGELNFISMNTLLNPSDHVIAVSPCYQSLYEVVKSINCELSYWKPNPQNWVFDTSDLKSLIKSNTKLIIINFPHNPTGTYLTTQQLNDIVEMARAHNIYIFSDEMYRKLMVGNMPELPAICDIYEKGISLWGTSKSFGLAGLRIGWLVSQDRDFLQKVVSFKDYLSICNSAPSEILSLIALNHIHDLVTPNIEKIKANVILFNHFATKYREIFSFIPPQAGSTAFVKLNTKGSSLNFSNQLVANTGIMTVPAEMFEYPGSYLRIGFGRRNFAEILQIFDAYLKTI; encoded by the coding sequence ATGAAAATCAATGACTTTAAACTAGAACGATACTTTGCCAAACATGAGTTTTCAGCAAAATACTTGCTGTCAAGTTCTGATTGTGACGGGTATGAAATGCAATACCTGCTTGAGCTGGCCACTGAAACAGAATTGAATTTGTGGAAAAGTATAAAACTGGGTTACACTGAAAGCGAAGGCAACCCGCTTTTACGTCAGTCCATCCTTCAGCACTATCATCTCAGCTCCATTGAAAATGTGATGGTCGCTTCGCCAGGTGAACTGAATTTTATAAGCATGAACACATTGCTGAATCCATCAGACCATGTGATTGCAGTATCGCCTTGTTACCAATCCTTGTATGAAGTGGTCAAATCCATCAATTGTGAACTTTCCTACTGGAAACCCAATCCCCAAAATTGGGTTTTTGACACATCGGATTTGAAAAGCCTGATAAAAAGTAACACAAAACTGATTATCATCAACTTCCCGCACAATCCTACCGGTACATATTTAACAACCCAACAGCTAAATGACATCGTTGAGATGGCCAGGGCTCATAACATTTACATATTCTCCGATGAGATGTACCGTAAGCTTATGGTGGGAAATATGCCTGAATTGCCCGCCATCTGCGATATATATGAAAAAGGAATCAGCCTTTGGGGAACTTCAAAATCATTTGGATTGGCTGGCCTGCGCATTGGCTGGTTGGTTTCGCAGGATCGTGACTTTTTACAGAAAGTAGTATCATTTAAAGATTATTTAAGCATTTGTAACAGCGCACCATCCGAAATACTTTCACTTATCGCTTTAAACCACATTCACGATCTCGTCACTCCTAATATTGAAAAAATAAAAGCCAATGTAATTTTGTTCAATCATTTCGCAACTAAATACCGTGAAATATTTTCATTTATCCCTCCTCAGGCTGGTTCAACTGCTTTTGTAAAACTTAATACCAAAGGATCTTCATTAAACTTCAGCAATCAATTGGTTGCAAATACAGGCATTATGACTGTGCCGGCCGAAATGTTTGAATATCCCGGATCGTATCTAAGAATAGGGTTTGGGCGAAGAAATTTTGCCGAAATTCTTCAAATTTTCGACGCCTATTTAAAAACAATCTAA
- a CDS encoding PAS domain S-box protein, which yields MEPFFKYATPVIYWILMVVWTYILIFYAKKVKIISSTDKLLRLLLLILALDAFRTLLESMYFGAWYTSLSGLIPIDVFNFLARPQIVFIPKIINLTVAALIMTILIRKWLSSEIKQKKAINDLIIKQTSDLAEANKILLSAKEKSEENKERFKVFTNQATDGITVADLEGNYIFINPAFCKMSGYTEEELLKMTVYDMRADSQTHDSFFESKTKQGEPIEVKLKRKDQTEYYTEIIGKIIKLNNQEFVLGTIRDITERKKAEHDLKESEERFTLAMKASNDGLFDWNLVTNEIYYSPGWKKMLGYADHELPNDFSIWENLTEPEDVKKSWELQQKLITKQEDRFVMEFKMKHKEGHWVDILSRAEAIFDDSGKAIRILGTHTDITERKKAQEKLSKNEERLRTIFEAMNEGFSVQEVICDKDGKPCDLRFLEANPAFETQTGLKNEETFGHTLLELFPDSEPYWIERYGNVGLTGIPIKFEAMFGPLDIYYSVNAFQIEYGKFGVMFTDINERKKAELLLEKKNEQIKIQNEKLKTTNAELIQAKEQAEESDRLKSAFLANMSHEIRTPMNGILGFASLLKDPDISGEKQQEYIQIIEKSGARMLNIINDIVDISKIESGLMNIDLRKSNVNEQIEDIYTFFKPEVEAKGIRFSFHNPLPSKEAIIKTDSEKLYAILTNLVKNAIKFTKEGSISLGYNVIHTNPGQDLRFFVKDTGIGIPAHRQEAIFERFVQADISDKLAYQGAGLGLSISKAYVEMLGGRIWVESDEDKGTDFYFTLPYNPPQIENSVAAGNAARPAEPIEVSGLKVLIAEDDDTSEILISIIVKKFSKEIIKTSTGREAVEICRKNPDIDLILMDIQMPDLNGHDAVRQIRGFNKDVIIIAQTAYGLSGDRDKAIEAGCNDYLSKPINSELLTVLIQKHIGKLRPSN from the coding sequence ATGGAACCTTTTTTTAAATACGCAACGCCTGTTATTTACTGGATATTGATGGTTGTATGGACCTACATCCTTATTTTTTATGCTAAAAAGGTAAAAATAATCAGTTCGACGGACAAATTATTGAGGTTGTTGCTTTTAATTTTAGCTTTAGACGCATTTCGCACCTTATTGGAAAGCATGTATTTCGGAGCCTGGTACACTTCACTCTCGGGACTCATTCCAATAGATGTATTTAATTTTTTAGCCAGGCCACAAATCGTATTCATTCCCAAGATAATTAATCTGACAGTTGCTGCTTTGATTATGACTATCCTTATCCGAAAATGGTTATCGTCTGAAATCAAACAAAAAAAAGCAATAAACGATTTAATAATAAAGCAGACATCAGATTTGGCTGAAGCAAATAAGATCCTGCTAAGCGCCAAAGAAAAATCCGAAGAAAATAAAGAAAGATTTAAAGTTTTCACCAATCAGGCCACTGATGGCATAACAGTTGCCGATTTGGAAGGGAATTATATTTTTATAAACCCTGCCTTTTGTAAAATGTCAGGTTATACAGAGGAAGAGCTGTTGAAAATGACCGTTTATGATATGAGAGCGGATTCGCAGACACATGACAGCTTTTTTGAGAGTAAAACAAAACAAGGAGAACCCATTGAAGTAAAACTTAAACGAAAGGATCAAACCGAATATTATACAGAAATCATTGGGAAAATAATCAAGCTTAACAACCAGGAATTTGTATTAGGCACCATCAGAGATATAACCGAAAGAAAAAAAGCCGAACACGACCTGAAAGAGAGTGAAGAGCGATTCACCCTTGCCATGAAAGCTTCCAACGACGGACTGTTTGACTGGAATTTGGTAACCAATGAAATATATTACTCACCAGGCTGGAAAAAAATGCTTGGTTATGCCGACCATGAGCTACCCAATGATTTTTCAATCTGGGAAAACTTAACAGAGCCTGAAGATGTAAAAAAATCGTGGGAATTGCAGCAAAAGCTAATTACAAAACAAGAAGATCGTTTTGTAATGGAGTTTAAAATGAAGCACAAAGAGGGGCATTGGGTTGATATTTTATCGCGAGCTGAAGCCATTTTCGATGATTCAGGCAAAGCCATCAGAATATTAGGAACACATACTGATATTACCGAGCGGAAAAAAGCCCAGGAGAAGCTAAGTAAAAATGAAGAACGGCTTCGTACCATCTTTGAAGCGATGAATGAAGGATTCTCTGTTCAGGAAGTAATTTGTGATAAGGACGGAAAACCATGCGATCTGCGTTTTCTTGAAGCAAATCCTGCATTTGAAACACAAACAGGACTGAAAAATGAAGAGACTTTTGGCCATACCTTACTCGAATTATTTCCTGATTCAGAACCTTACTGGATTGAGCGCTATGGCAATGTTGGACTTACTGGTATTCCCATAAAATTTGAAGCCATGTTTGGCCCGTTAGATATATATTATTCGGTCAATGCATTCCAGATTGAATATGGCAAGTTCGGCGTAATGTTTACTGATATTAACGAACGCAAAAAAGCCGAATTACTTCTCGAGAAAAAAAACGAGCAAATAAAAATACAGAATGAAAAGCTGAAAACAACTAACGCTGAGTTGATTCAAGCCAAAGAGCAGGCCGAAGAAAGTGACAGGCTTAAATCAGCCTTTCTGGCCAATATGAGCCATGAAATACGCACACCCATGAATGGCATTCTGGGATTTGCAAGTTTGCTGAAAGACCCGGACATTTCAGGTGAAAAACAACAGGAATATATCCAAATCATTGAAAAAAGCGGAGCACGCATGCTCAATATCATCAACGACATTGTTGATATCTCTAAAATTGAATCCGGATTGATGAACATTGACCTTCGGAAATCAAATGTCAACGAACAGATTGAAGACATCTATACTTTTTTCAAACCTGAGGTAGAGGCAAAGGGAATCAGATTTTCCTTTCATAACCCTTTGCCATCAAAAGAAGCAATCATTAAAACCGACAGCGAAAAGCTTTATGCAATCCTTACCAATCTGGTAAAAAATGCCATCAAATTTACCAAAGAAGGTTCTATTAGTTTGGGCTACAATGTCATTCACACCAACCCCGGCCAAGACCTCCGGTTTTTTGTCAAAGACACCGGCATTGGCATTCCAGCTCACAGACAAGAGGCGATTTTTGAAAGATTTGTTCAGGCTGACATCTCTGATAAACTTGCTTATCAGGGCGCGGGCCTTGGGCTTTCCATCTCAAAAGCCTATGTTGAAATGTTAGGCGGCAGAATATGGGTTGAAAGTGACGAAGATAAAGGAACAGATTTTTATTTTACCTTACCATACAATCCTCCCCAGATTGAGAACAGTGTAGCTGCCGGCAATGCAGCCCGACCTGCTGAGCCCATTGAAGTCTCAGGCCTTAAAGTTCTTATTGCTGAAGACGACGATACATCTGAAATTTTAATTTCAATTATTGTTAAAAAATTCAGCAAGGAAATCATAAAAACCAGCACCGGACGTGAAGCTGTTGAAATTTGCAGAAAGAATCCTGATATTGACCTTATCCTTATGGATATTCAAATGCCTGATTTAAATGGCCACGACGCTGTACGCCAAATCAGGGGATTTAATAAAGATGTTATCATCATTGCGCAAACCGCTTACGGGCTCTCCGGCGACAGAGACAAGGCGATTGAAGCCGGATGCAATGATTACCTCTCCAAACCTATAAACAGCGAATTATTGACTGTGCTGATTCAAAAACACATAGGTAAACTACGTCCCAGCAACTAA
- a CDS encoding S8 family peptidase, producing MRTITAIGIFLAAFLQANAQNQNTIRETGQMIVQMKPLTDAHAMQNLLDNFSEAGAGIEKKLSGRMNIWLLHFDESSTNANILLEKVRKHPAVQFAQFNHLLQERELIPDDPSFSNQWALQNTGQMSGTPGADIKATYAWDITTSGLTANGDTIVVAMIDGGVDLTHSDLHLWKNRLEIPSNGIDDDENGYIDDYDGWNAYTNSGAVTPHDHGTHVAGIACAIGNNGNGVSGVAFNTQLMPVSGSSTNEATAVAAYDYVFEMRKRYNETNGAAGAFIVASNSSFGIDGGNPANYPLWSAIYDSMGSVGILNVASTANRGWDIDINGDIPTALTNESVVAVTNTNNLDMLSNIAGWGLTSIDLGAPGTNIYSTRQGNTYGYKTGTSMSSPFVTGSIALMYAAADESTLQLYKENPSIVAYRFKRFLIASVDTLASLEGKCVSGGRLNLLNTLQMVQNQPYFLASPDVLNFDIAPETHDSVSLLIQSFNAETNPIALSFPDSIQWLTLSDTSVILHGSGEDAVMLYFNSSNLETGQYTTTLTMTDYFLNQVNINIHLNVEDGVATRITSGLVSALKTMPNPFANETNIVYSLEKASQVHLAVFDLNGRKVSDLYKGFATTGSHTIKWNSNLTPGIYMIKLVCGDNVQVLKVVKR from the coding sequence ATGAGAACGATTACAGCAATTGGCATCTTTCTGGCGGCCTTTTTACAGGCCAACGCCCAAAATCAGAACACCATCAGGGAAACAGGCCAGATGATAGTTCAAATGAAGCCCCTGACCGATGCCCATGCGATGCAGAATTTGCTGGATAATTTTTCAGAAGCAGGCGCTGGCATAGAAAAAAAACTGTCGGGAAGAATGAATATATGGCTGCTTCATTTTGATGAATCATCAACAAATGCCAATATCCTGCTCGAAAAAGTGCGCAAACACCCTGCAGTTCAATTTGCACAGTTTAATCACCTCCTTCAGGAAAGGGAGCTCATTCCTGACGACCCTTCCTTTAGCAATCAATGGGCACTTCAAAACACTGGACAAATGAGTGGCACACCTGGTGCAGATATAAAAGCCACATATGCATGGGATATTACCACCAGCGGGTTAACTGCTAATGGCGACACCATTGTTGTTGCCATGATTGACGGAGGAGTAGATTTAACACATTCAGACCTTCATCTTTGGAAAAACCGACTCGAAATCCCGTCAAATGGAATTGACGATGATGAAAACGGATATATTGATGACTACGATGGCTGGAATGCGTATACCAATAGTGGCGCTGTGACTCCTCATGACCATGGCACACATGTTGCCGGTATAGCATGCGCCATTGGCAATAATGGGAATGGTGTCAGCGGCGTGGCTTTTAACACCCAGCTTATGCCTGTATCGGGATCTTCAACTAATGAAGCCACGGCTGTAGCAGCCTACGATTATGTTTTTGAAATGCGTAAACGTTACAATGAAACCAATGGAGCAGCTGGTGCCTTTATTGTGGCTTCCAATTCATCATTTGGCATTGACGGCGGTAACCCTGCCAACTACCCTCTTTGGAGCGCCATTTACGATTCGATGGGTTCTGTCGGAATTTTAAATGTTGCATCCACCGCTAACCGTGGATGGGACATTGATATAAATGGCGACATTCCAACAGCCCTGACCAATGAATCAGTCGTTGCTGTAACAAACACCAACAATTTGGATATGCTCAGCAATATAGCCGGCTGGGGACTCACAAGCATTGATTTGGGAGCTCCGGGTACCAATATTTACTCTACGCGCCAGGGCAATACTTATGGTTACAAAACCGGAACATCCATGTCGTCACCATTTGTAACAGGCTCAATTGCACTGATGTATGCTGCTGCCGATGAATCCACACTTCAGCTTTACAAGGAAAATCCATCCATAGTCGCCTATCGGTTCAAACGTTTTTTAATAGCTTCGGTTGATACACTCGCATCGCTTGAAGGCAAATGCGTTAGCGGAGGACGGCTTAACTTATTGAACACTTTGCAGATGGTGCAAAATCAACCTTATTTCCTAGCCAGTCCTGACGTTTTAAATTTTGACATTGCGCCTGAAACCCATGATTCTGTTTCATTGCTAATTCAGTCTTTCAATGCAGAAACAAACCCCATAGCACTCAGCTTTCCTGACTCCATTCAGTGGTTGACTTTGTCAGACACTTCTGTTATTTTGCATGGCTCGGGCGAAGACGCTGTTATGCTTTATTTTAACTCTTCAAATTTGGAAACGGGTCAATACACTACAACTCTTACCATGACTGACTACTTTTTGAACCAGGTGAACATCAATATTCATCTGAACGTAGAAGATGGAGTTGCTACCAGAATCACTTCTGGCCTGGTGTCAGCGTTAAAGACAATGCCTAATCCTTTTGCCAATGAAACTAACATTGTTTATAGCCTGGAAAAAGCATCGCAGGTTCACCTTGCCGTATTTGATCTGAACGGGCGCAAAGTATCTGATTTGTATAAAGGATTTGCTACAACTGGCTCTCATACAATTAAATGGAATTCAAATCTGACTCCTGGCATTTACATGATTAAACTGGTTTGTGGCGACAATGTGCAGGTTTTAAAAGTCGTTAAGCGTTAG
- a CDS encoding T9SS type A sorting domain-containing protein has product MKKTTILLAVILMAAWANAQSFINVNPNAEGEPWIAGGLRELTADDYANIAATPRLMLNEAQRNRDLPVSVDNTIYPWFRPIFNQEGGSCGQASGVGYNFTYEMDFLQQLPANVTQNQYPTHYTWNFLNGGEGGGSWYFDGWQIIAANGCPNVQTYGGTPWYGGDRRWMSGYNNYLAGMSNRMLEIATIDVSTEEGLLTLKQWMNDKLNGSPSGGLANFSAGVSDVFTMTYLASGTPNAGKSVVTRWGAEVNHAMTFVGYDDEVRYDYNNDGQYTNNIDITGDGIVDLRDWEIGALIMVNSWGNSFGEGGKAYVMYRTLAQSLSEGGIWNNLLHVIRTRNDYQPQLTIKTTVKHTSRKKIRISAGVSANTTDTRPAHIIEFPLFSNQGGDYYMKGGYAESDKTIEIGLDITPLLSYIEPGQAARFFLRVTEQDPDNADSGEIINLSVNDLNQNQEFISTMANTALNNDDTTFVWVDASADFIPVEITTSSLPSAQAGQAYNHQMEASGAPAPYSWALVQTYTETQSQASFPAINSNQLIPSDNDDGFATQTIDFPFPFYGETYQNLVITTDGSIAFGGQFEYIRNETGLKGARAITAYGADLMLYPEYNDGIFYEGDATHATFRWKTSKFENPGFDNDFAVSLYPDGTIKFHYGNNITPSNDWAAGISAGDGQNFIIAAISGSTVIEPELLLQYQCPPLPDGIDLSSSGMLSGTPTQANGSWQLSFKATSSNGLFSMKTLEFTTEGQLMVNPDTLVFENDPEAYSGKSFKITNTTASDVVITTFDTDGTIQLQDGQWYWTASFWDQLPRTMAPGEEIEVWVSLVLPVLMQPITSYAVDTLKFTTTTENYQVLLMFNDTINIWGNTTDNKHQHNGVNLAPNPAKEFTQIQINTEETGFAELTVYNSSAQCCIYKKLNLISPESKSVLLDTHMLKPGIYTVKIRIAEKLFTKRLVIQ; this is encoded by the coding sequence ATGAAAAAAACTACTATCCTATTGGCAGTCATCTTGATGGCAGCATGGGCAAATGCACAAAGTTTCATCAATGTAAATCCCAATGCTGAAGGTGAGCCATGGATTGCTGGCGGATTGCGTGAACTTACTGCTGATGATTATGCAAACATTGCAGCAACGCCCAGACTGATGCTGAATGAGGCTCAGCGTAACCGCGATCTTCCCGTTTCAGTTGACAATACCATATACCCTTGGTTCAGACCAATATTTAATCAGGAAGGCGGAAGTTGCGGACAAGCCAGCGGGGTTGGATATAACTTCACTTATGAAATGGATTTTTTGCAGCAGCTGCCCGCAAATGTTACCCAAAATCAATATCCGACACATTACACATGGAACTTCCTGAATGGTGGTGAAGGCGGAGGATCATGGTATTTTGACGGATGGCAAATTATTGCAGCCAATGGATGTCCGAATGTTCAAACCTATGGCGGTACTCCCTGGTATGGAGGCGACCGGCGCTGGATGAGCGGTTACAACAATTACCTCGCGGGCATGAGTAACAGGATGCTTGAAATTGCCACGATTGATGTATCCACTGAAGAAGGGTTGTTAACATTAAAGCAGTGGATGAACGACAAATTAAACGGCTCTCCTTCCGGAGGCCTGGCAAACTTTTCGGCAGGTGTTTCTGATGTTTTCACCATGACATACCTTGCCTCCGGAACGCCCAACGCAGGTAAAAGTGTAGTTACCCGCTGGGGCGCAGAAGTTAACCATGCCATGACATTTGTTGGATACGATGATGAAGTGCGCTATGATTACAATAACGACGGACAATACACAAACAATATTGACATTACCGGCGATGGGATTGTTGACCTGCGCGACTGGGAAATCGGCGCACTCATTATGGTTAACAGCTGGGGCAACTCATTTGGCGAAGGAGGAAAAGCGTATGTCATGTATCGCACATTGGCTCAAAGCCTTTCCGAAGGAGGCATCTGGAATAACCTGCTTCATGTTATCCGCACACGCAATGATTATCAGCCACAGCTTACCATCAAAACAACTGTTAAACACACTTCAAGAAAAAAAATAAGGATTTCTGCCGGCGTTTCGGCCAATACCACTGACACCCGACCAGCTCATATCATTGAATTTCCTTTATTCAGCAATCAGGGTGGCGATTATTACATGAAAGGCGGCTACGCTGAAAGCGATAAAACCATAGAAATAGGACTCGACATTACTCCGCTGCTTAGCTACATAGAGCCTGGCCAGGCTGCCAGATTCTTTCTAAGGGTTACAGAACAGGATCCGGACAATGCTGACAGCGGAGAAATTATCAACCTTTCAGTCAACGACTTGAATCAAAACCAGGAATTTATCAGCACTATGGCGAATACAGCCCTCAACAACGACGATACAACTTTTGTTTGGGTTGATGCCAGTGCCGATTTTATACCGGTTGAAATTACAACCAGCAGTCTGCCTTCAGCACAAGCAGGCCAGGCCTATAACCACCAAATGGAGGCTTCCGGGGCTCCTGCACCATATTCATGGGCGCTGGTGCAAACTTACACCGAAACCCAATCGCAGGCATCATTTCCTGCCATTAACTCAAACCAGCTTATTCCATCCGACAATGATGATGGATTTGCAACCCAAACGATTGATTTTCCTTTCCCTTTTTATGGTGAAACCTACCAGAATTTGGTCATTACCACTGACGGTTCCATTGCGTTTGGTGGACAATTTGAATACATTCGGAATGAAACAGGGCTGAAAGGGGCCAGGGCAATCACAGCTTATGGAGCCGATTTAATGCTCTATCCTGAATACAATGATGGTATTTTTTACGAAGGTGACGCCACACACGCCACTTTCCGCTGGAAAACTTCAAAATTTGAAAACCCCGGATTTGACAACGATTTTGCAGTAAGTCTATACCCCGACGGTACCATTAAATTCCATTACGGGAATAACATTACACCTTCTAACGACTGGGCTGCCGGCATTTCGGCCGGCGACGGGCAAAACTTTATCATTGCAGCCATCTCCGGATCAACAGTGATTGAGCCTGAATTATTACTGCAGTACCAATGCCCTCCTTTACCCGATGGCATTGATTTAAGCAGCTCAGGAATGCTAAGTGGCACACCAACACAGGCAAACGGCTCATGGCAATTAAGCTTCAAGGCTACTTCGTCCAACGGCCTGTTTTCAATGAAGACTCTTGAATTCACAACTGAAGGACAGTTAATGGTTAATCCCGATACCCTTGTTTTCGAAAACGACCCTGAAGCATATTCCGGAAAATCATTCAAAATTACCAATACAACCGCTTCAGATGTTGTGATAACGACTTTTGACACTGATGGAACCATACAACTACAGGATGGCCAATGGTACTGGACAGCTTCATTTTGGGATCAACTGCCACGCACGATGGCGCCGGGCGAAGAAATTGAAGTGTGGGTAAGTCTGGTGTTGCCCGTATTGATGCAACCCATTACAAGTTATGCAGTTGATACGCTGAAATTCACTACAACCACCGAAAACTATCAGGTATTACTGATGTTTAACGACACCATTAACATCTGGGGAAACACAACCGATAACAAGCACCAGCACAATGGCGTAAATCTTGCACCAAATCCGGCAAAAGAATTTACACAAATTCAAATAAATACAGAAGAAACTGGCTTTGCTGAATTGACCGTGTATAACAGTTCGGCGCAATGTTGTATTTATAAAAAGCTTAACCTGATAAGCCCAGAATCAAAGTCAGTTCTGCTTGACACACACATGCTTAAACCGGGCATTTATACTGTAAAAATCCGGATAGCAGAGAAATTATTTACAAAGAGACTGGTGATTCAGTAA